A genomic region of Drosophila kikkawai strain 14028-0561.14 chromosome X, DkikHiC1v2, whole genome shotgun sequence contains the following coding sequences:
- the pico gene encoding ras-associated and pleckstrin homology domains-containing protein 1 isoform X1 has protein sequence MDCGGLAAQQQQQQLQQQQHLLQQQLQQQQHNSLSCLEEAATITNINLRGIFAAGAASGGGAGAGGGGVVTTAGFVAGGDCPVIGGVGAGAGAGVKLRRNSDRPLTTTTTSTTSHTYRISMANLEDTQESELDQILGELSQLEEQISDAQASFMHTSSVGTAGGLGGPVQPPPSHHASMSAASSRSHSRTNSSISADVSSCSSSGISENGHGMVMGLGPPGSMHPPPPPLPPSQLPLAGGMTTGITLGVVTSREPRTESPDNDSAFSDTVSLLFSDTASLLSSESSASSNTSLQQQQMLQQQQHQQQQQQHQQQQQQKQLAAYGKVSQQQINGNNNSKAAKIQLALHKLESASIRRLFVKAFTADGASKSLLVDERMVCGQVTRLLADKNHVVMQPNWALVEHLGDLQMERLFEDHELLVDNLIAWNSDAGNRVLFQQRPDKLALFARPELYLPGPQMAPGCQHDDQTRQMLLDEYFKSPVQLQLDGPLYMKADPKKGWKRYHFVLRSSGLYYFAKEKSKNTRDLACLTLFHGHNVYTGLGWRKKWKSPTDFTFGFKSAVDSSLGKSCRSLKMLCAEDMATLDRWLTAIRVCKYGKQLWHSHKLLLEDLCLGPDDAVSQSSFATSMRSESISSISSAVPSQCGSVSSAISSMSNSTSGRTSRASSSSSSGCLSDDNNGFDSEFTTGTIKRKPSMKPNLPLTTMTRQLKEVGEITICESAGGEASSPERSGTLTRRHSRRKSQESNGSGTLKRRPCPTAAVIKQASSEPAAVVGGSASSNSSSSNSTPTPTPSICAKPPPGDASSAAAAAVSLMCSSTLSLDSLPPPPPPPAFEGPDDQDVYGSQLSLASLPPPPPPEEVLAMTYAGPPSPATPTPMSTPTGLLPMPNRNGSLPPAVPAKPIKPAVKQPAGALKAAPPYKAPPDYVGPAHQQQQAGPPLPPPPAQKKVSFADSPVLLRRKMCSPEPVLPQRSPSTVLNCNSVSSSTGSGSAYQTYAPGPMLPPRTDLARLSSQSNGSSSSEVTSPKRLQESASNPPRDFLKDLQRVMRKKWQVAQKCKLEPATTPHEVLGFRDFSNEDLLAAHNLNSGANSSHYYRETANVSHWVQEHYEYAHNALYENVHAQTNGAAVATASPGGIPTGGSVPDGGATPPLPPPPAGAAKKRPPPPPPKRSDKTHLTNRV, from the exons ATGGATTGTGGTGGTCTTGCggcgcaacaacaacaacagcagctccagcaacaacagcactTACTTCAGCAACagctacaacaacagcaacacaaCTCTCTCAGTTGCCTTGAggaagcagcaacaataacaaat ATCAACCTAAGGGGTATCTTTGCGGCCGGAGCTGCCAGcggcggaggagcaggagcaggtggtggtggtgtggtGACGACTGCTGGCTTCGTGGCTGGCGGAGATTGCCCGGTAATTGGCGGCgttggtgctggtgctggcgCTGGCGTCAAGCTGCGCAGAAATAGTGATCGCCCTTTAACGACGACCACGACCTCAACGACGTCGCACACTTACCGCATCTCCATGGCCAATCTGGAGGACACGCAAGAGTCCGAGCTGGATCAGATTCTGGGCGAATTGAGCCAGCTGGAAGAGCAAATAAGCGATGCCCAGGCTTCGTTTATGCATACCAGCAGCGTGGGAACAGCAGGAGGATTAGGAGGACCTGTCCAGCCGCCACCTAGCCACCATGCCTCCATGTCGGCGGCCTCTTCGCGCTCACACTCTCGCACCAATAGCAGCATTTCCGCGGACGTAAGCAGCTGCTCCTCATCCGGAATCTCAGAGAATGGCCACGGCATGGTCATGGGCCTGGGGCCGCCTGGTTCAATGcatccgccgccgccgccgctgccaccGTCACAACTGCCGCTGGCCGGTGGCATGACTACGGGCATCACGCTGGGCGTGGTGACATCCCGAGAGCCACGAACCGAATCCCCGGACAATGACTCGGCCTTTAGTGACACGGTCTCCTTGCTTTTTAGCGATACAGCCTCGCTGCTATCCAGCGAGTCGTCGGCCTCCTCGAATACATccctgcaacagcagcagatgctgcagcagcagcagcaccaacagcagcagcaacaacaccagcagcagcagcaacaaaagcagctGGCTGCCTATGGAAAGGTGAGTCAGCAGCAGAttaatggcaacaacaactccAAGGCGGCCAAAATCCAGCTGGCTCTGCACAAGCTCGAAAGCGCCTCCATACGGCGGCTGTTTGTCAAGGCCTTCACTGCCGATGGAGCCTCCAAGTCGCTGCTTGTGGATGAGCGTATGGTGTGCGGTCAGGTGACGCGTCTGCTGGCCGACAAGAACCATGTGGTGATGCAGCCCAACTGGGCGCTGGTAGAGCATCTAGGCGATCTTCAAATGG AACGCCTCTTTGAGGATCACGAGCTTTTGGTGGATAACTTGATAGCCTGGAATTCGGATGCTGGCAACCGTGTCCTCTTCCAGCAGCGACCCGACAAGCTGGCCCTGTTTGCCCGCCCCGAGCTGTACTTGCCGGGACCACAGATGGCTCCTGGCTGCCAGCATGACGACCAGACACGCCAAATGCTGCTGGACGAATATTTCAAGTCGCCGGTTCAGCTTCAGCTGGATGGACCGCTCTACATGAAGGCCGATCCGAAAAAGGGCTGGAAACGCTACCATTTTGTCCTGCGCTCCTCGGGCCTGTACTACTTTGCCAAGGAGAAGAGCAAGAATACCCGCGACCTGGCCTGCCTCACGCTCTTCCATGGGCACAATGTCTACACCGGTCTGGGTTGGCGCAAAAAATGGAAATCACCAACGGATTTCACCTTTGGCTTCAAGTCGGCAGTGGATTCCTCGCTGGGCAAATCATGCCGCTCCCTTAAAATGCTCTGCGCCGAGGACATGGCCACGCTGGATCGCTGGCTAACAGCCATAAGGGTGTGCAAATACGGCAAGCAGCTGTGGCACAGCCACAAGCTACTCCTCGAGGATCTCTGCCTGGGACCCGATGATGCCGTGTCGCAATCTAGCTTCGCCACCTCGATGCGCAGCGAGTCCATTTCGAGCATCTCATCGGCTGTGCCATCGCAATGCGGCAGCGTCTCCTCGGCCATCAGTAGCATGTCAAATTCGACCAGTGGCCGCACCTCGCGAgcctccagcagcagctccagcggCTGCCTTTCGGACGACAACAATGGCTTTGATTCCGAGTTCACCACTGGGACAATCAAGCGCAAACCCTCGATGAAACCCAACCTCCCGCTGACCACGATGACACGCCAGCTAAAGGAGGTGGGTGAGATCACCATTTGCGAGAGTGCTGGGGGCGAGGCCAGTTCTCCAGAGCGCAGCGGCACCCTCACCAGACGTCACAGTCGCCGCAAATCGCAGGAGAGCAATGGCAGCGGCACACTAAAGCGGCGTCCATGTCCCACGGCTGCCGTCATTAAGCAGGCGTCATCGGAGCCGGCAGCAGTTGTGGGTGGCAGTGCCTCCTCCAATTCGTCAAGCAGCAATTCGACGCCCACGCCGACGCCCAGCATTTGTGCCAAGCCGCCGCCAGGTGATGCCtcctccgctgctgctgctgctgtctcgCTGATGTGTTCGTCCACGCTTTCGCTGGATTcactgccaccgccaccgccgccgcctgcttTTGAGGGGCCCGATGACCAGGATGTATATGGATCCCAGCTCTCGTTGGCCTCGctgccgccaccaccaccgcccgAGGAGGTGCTGGCCATGACCTACGCTGGCCCACCCAGcccggccacgcccacaccaATGAGCACACCTACTGGGCTATTGCCCATGCCGAACAGGAATGGATCACTGCCGCCAGCAGTGCCGGCAAAGCCCATCAAGCCGGCGGTGAAGCAGCCAGCAGGTGCCCTAAAGGCAGCACCGCCATACAAGGCACCGCCCGACTATGTGGGTCCcgcccaccagcagcagcaggcaggaccaccgctgccgccgccacccgCTCAGAAAAAGGTTTCGTTTGCCGATTCACCGGTGCTGCTGCGCCGGAAAATGTGCTCACCGGAGCCAGTGCTGCCGCAGCGCTCGCCCAGCACGGTGCTCAATTGCAACTCGGTGTCCAGCAGCACTGGATCGGGTTCGGCCTATCAGACCTATGCCCCTGGGCCTATGCTGCCACCGCGCACGGATTTGGCACGCCTGTCCAGCCAGAGCaatggaagcagcagcagcgaggtGACCTCGCCGAAGCGCCTGCAGGAGTCTGCCTCGAATCCGCCCCGTGATTTCCTCAAGGATCTGCAGCGCGTGATGCGCAAAAAGTGGCAGGTGGCGCAAAAGTGTAAGCTAGAGCCGGCCACCACGCCGCACGAGGTCCTGGGCTTTCGGGATTTCAGCAACGAGGATCTACTGGCCGCCCACAATCTCAATTCGGGTGCAAACTCGTCGCACTATTACCGCGAGACGGCCAATGTGAGCCACTGGGTGCAGGAGCACTACGAATATGCCCACAATGCGCTCTATGAGAATGTGCACGCCCAGACGAATGGCGCAGCTGTAGCCACCGCCTCGCCTGGCGGCATACCGACAGGTGGTTCTGTGCCAGATGGTGGGGCAACGCCACCACTGCCACCACCGCCGGCGGGAGCGGCCAAAAAGCgtccgccaccgccgccgcccaaGCGAAGTGACAAGACGCACTTGACCAATCGGGTGTAG
- the pico gene encoding abnormal cell migration protein 10 isoform X3: MGTINLRGIFAAGAASGGGAGAGGGGVVTTAGFVAGGDCPVIGGVGAGAGAGVKLRRNSDRPLTTTTTSTTSHTYRISMANLEDTQESELDQILGELSQLEEQISDAQASFMHTSSVGTAGGLGGPVQPPPSHHASMSAASSRSHSRTNSSISADVSSCSSSGISENGHGMVMGLGPPGSMHPPPPPLPPSQLPLAGGMTTGITLGVVTSREPRTESPDNDSAFSDTVSLLFSDTASLLSSESSASSNTSLQQQQMLQQQQHQQQQQQHQQQQQQKQLAAYGKVSQQQINGNNNSKAAKIQLALHKLESASIRRLFVKAFTADGASKSLLVDERMVCGQVTRLLADKNHVVMQPNWALVEHLGDLQMERLFEDHELLVDNLIAWNSDAGNRVLFQQRPDKLALFARPELYLPGPQMAPGCQHDDQTRQMLLDEYFKSPVQLQLDGPLYMKADPKKGWKRYHFVLRSSGLYYFAKEKSKNTRDLACLTLFHGHNVYTGLGWRKKWKSPTDFTFGFKSAVDSSLGKSCRSLKMLCAEDMATLDRWLTAIRVCKYGKQLWHSHKLLLEDLCLGPDDAVSQSSFATSMRSESISSISSAVPSQCGSVSSAISSMSNSTSGRTSRASSSSSSGCLSDDNNGFDSEFTTGTIKRKPSMKPNLPLTTMTRQLKEVGEITICESAGGEASSPERSGTLTRRHSRRKSQESNGSGTLKRRPCPTAAVIKQASSEPAAVVGGSASSNSSSSNSTPTPTPSICAKPPPGDASSAAAAAVSLMCSSTLSLDSLPPPPPPPAFEGPDDQDVYGSQLSLASLPPPPPPEEVLAMTYAGPPSPATPTPMSTPTGLLPMPNRNGSLPPAVPAKPIKPAVKQPAGALKAAPPYKAPPDYVGPAHQQQQAGPPLPPPPAQKKVSFADSPVLLRRKMCSPEPVLPQRSPSTVLNCNSVSSSTGSGSAYQTYAPGPMLPPRTDLARLSSQSNGSSSSEVTSPKRLQESASNPPRDFLKDLQRVMRKKWQVAQKCKLEPATTPHEVLGFRDFSNEDLLAAHNLNSGANSSHYYRETANVSHWVQEHYEYAHNALYENVHAQTNGAAVATASPGGIPTGGSVPDGGATPPLPPPPAGAAKKRPPPPPPKRSDKTHLTNRV; encoded by the exons ATGGGGACG ATCAACCTAAGGGGTATCTTTGCGGCCGGAGCTGCCAGcggcggaggagcaggagcaggtggtggtggtgtggtGACGACTGCTGGCTTCGTGGCTGGCGGAGATTGCCCGGTAATTGGCGGCgttggtgctggtgctggcgCTGGCGTCAAGCTGCGCAGAAATAGTGATCGCCCTTTAACGACGACCACGACCTCAACGACGTCGCACACTTACCGCATCTCCATGGCCAATCTGGAGGACACGCAAGAGTCCGAGCTGGATCAGATTCTGGGCGAATTGAGCCAGCTGGAAGAGCAAATAAGCGATGCCCAGGCTTCGTTTATGCATACCAGCAGCGTGGGAACAGCAGGAGGATTAGGAGGACCTGTCCAGCCGCCACCTAGCCACCATGCCTCCATGTCGGCGGCCTCTTCGCGCTCACACTCTCGCACCAATAGCAGCATTTCCGCGGACGTAAGCAGCTGCTCCTCATCCGGAATCTCAGAGAATGGCCACGGCATGGTCATGGGCCTGGGGCCGCCTGGTTCAATGcatccgccgccgccgccgctgccaccGTCACAACTGCCGCTGGCCGGTGGCATGACTACGGGCATCACGCTGGGCGTGGTGACATCCCGAGAGCCACGAACCGAATCCCCGGACAATGACTCGGCCTTTAGTGACACGGTCTCCTTGCTTTTTAGCGATACAGCCTCGCTGCTATCCAGCGAGTCGTCGGCCTCCTCGAATACATccctgcaacagcagcagatgctgcagcagcagcagcaccaacagcagcagcaacaacaccagcagcagcagcaacaaaagcagctGGCTGCCTATGGAAAGGTGAGTCAGCAGCAGAttaatggcaacaacaactccAAGGCGGCCAAAATCCAGCTGGCTCTGCACAAGCTCGAAAGCGCCTCCATACGGCGGCTGTTTGTCAAGGCCTTCACTGCCGATGGAGCCTCCAAGTCGCTGCTTGTGGATGAGCGTATGGTGTGCGGTCAGGTGACGCGTCTGCTGGCCGACAAGAACCATGTGGTGATGCAGCCCAACTGGGCGCTGGTAGAGCATCTAGGCGATCTTCAAATGG AACGCCTCTTTGAGGATCACGAGCTTTTGGTGGATAACTTGATAGCCTGGAATTCGGATGCTGGCAACCGTGTCCTCTTCCAGCAGCGACCCGACAAGCTGGCCCTGTTTGCCCGCCCCGAGCTGTACTTGCCGGGACCACAGATGGCTCCTGGCTGCCAGCATGACGACCAGACACGCCAAATGCTGCTGGACGAATATTTCAAGTCGCCGGTTCAGCTTCAGCTGGATGGACCGCTCTACATGAAGGCCGATCCGAAAAAGGGCTGGAAACGCTACCATTTTGTCCTGCGCTCCTCGGGCCTGTACTACTTTGCCAAGGAGAAGAGCAAGAATACCCGCGACCTGGCCTGCCTCACGCTCTTCCATGGGCACAATGTCTACACCGGTCTGGGTTGGCGCAAAAAATGGAAATCACCAACGGATTTCACCTTTGGCTTCAAGTCGGCAGTGGATTCCTCGCTGGGCAAATCATGCCGCTCCCTTAAAATGCTCTGCGCCGAGGACATGGCCACGCTGGATCGCTGGCTAACAGCCATAAGGGTGTGCAAATACGGCAAGCAGCTGTGGCACAGCCACAAGCTACTCCTCGAGGATCTCTGCCTGGGACCCGATGATGCCGTGTCGCAATCTAGCTTCGCCACCTCGATGCGCAGCGAGTCCATTTCGAGCATCTCATCGGCTGTGCCATCGCAATGCGGCAGCGTCTCCTCGGCCATCAGTAGCATGTCAAATTCGACCAGTGGCCGCACCTCGCGAgcctccagcagcagctccagcggCTGCCTTTCGGACGACAACAATGGCTTTGATTCCGAGTTCACCACTGGGACAATCAAGCGCAAACCCTCGATGAAACCCAACCTCCCGCTGACCACGATGACACGCCAGCTAAAGGAGGTGGGTGAGATCACCATTTGCGAGAGTGCTGGGGGCGAGGCCAGTTCTCCAGAGCGCAGCGGCACCCTCACCAGACGTCACAGTCGCCGCAAATCGCAGGAGAGCAATGGCAGCGGCACACTAAAGCGGCGTCCATGTCCCACGGCTGCCGTCATTAAGCAGGCGTCATCGGAGCCGGCAGCAGTTGTGGGTGGCAGTGCCTCCTCCAATTCGTCAAGCAGCAATTCGACGCCCACGCCGACGCCCAGCATTTGTGCCAAGCCGCCGCCAGGTGATGCCtcctccgctgctgctgctgctgtctcgCTGATGTGTTCGTCCACGCTTTCGCTGGATTcactgccaccgccaccgccgccgcctgcttTTGAGGGGCCCGATGACCAGGATGTATATGGATCCCAGCTCTCGTTGGCCTCGctgccgccaccaccaccgcccgAGGAGGTGCTGGCCATGACCTACGCTGGCCCACCCAGcccggccacgcccacaccaATGAGCACACCTACTGGGCTATTGCCCATGCCGAACAGGAATGGATCACTGCCGCCAGCAGTGCCGGCAAAGCCCATCAAGCCGGCGGTGAAGCAGCCAGCAGGTGCCCTAAAGGCAGCACCGCCATACAAGGCACCGCCCGACTATGTGGGTCCcgcccaccagcagcagcaggcaggaccaccgctgccgccgccacccgCTCAGAAAAAGGTTTCGTTTGCCGATTCACCGGTGCTGCTGCGCCGGAAAATGTGCTCACCGGAGCCAGTGCTGCCGCAGCGCTCGCCCAGCACGGTGCTCAATTGCAACTCGGTGTCCAGCAGCACTGGATCGGGTTCGGCCTATCAGACCTATGCCCCTGGGCCTATGCTGCCACCGCGCACGGATTTGGCACGCCTGTCCAGCCAGAGCaatggaagcagcagcagcgaggtGACCTCGCCGAAGCGCCTGCAGGAGTCTGCCTCGAATCCGCCCCGTGATTTCCTCAAGGATCTGCAGCGCGTGATGCGCAAAAAGTGGCAGGTGGCGCAAAAGTGTAAGCTAGAGCCGGCCACCACGCCGCACGAGGTCCTGGGCTTTCGGGATTTCAGCAACGAGGATCTACTGGCCGCCCACAATCTCAATTCGGGTGCAAACTCGTCGCACTATTACCGCGAGACGGCCAATGTGAGCCACTGGGTGCAGGAGCACTACGAATATGCCCACAATGCGCTCTATGAGAATGTGCACGCCCAGACGAATGGCGCAGCTGTAGCCACCGCCTCGCCTGGCGGCATACCGACAGGTGGTTCTGTGCCAGATGGTGGGGCAACGCCACCACTGCCACCACCGCCGGCGGGAGCGGCCAAAAAGCgtccgccaccgccgccgcccaaGCGAAGTGACAAGACGCACTTGACCAATCGGGTGTAG
- the pico gene encoding abnormal cell migration protein 10 isoform X2, whose product MFTHCHSNQELKSGRELLHINLRGIFAAGAASGGGAGAGGGGVVTTAGFVAGGDCPVIGGVGAGAGAGVKLRRNSDRPLTTTTTSTTSHTYRISMANLEDTQESELDQILGELSQLEEQISDAQASFMHTSSVGTAGGLGGPVQPPPSHHASMSAASSRSHSRTNSSISADVSSCSSSGISENGHGMVMGLGPPGSMHPPPPPLPPSQLPLAGGMTTGITLGVVTSREPRTESPDNDSAFSDTVSLLFSDTASLLSSESSASSNTSLQQQQMLQQQQHQQQQQQHQQQQQQKQLAAYGKVSQQQINGNNNSKAAKIQLALHKLESASIRRLFVKAFTADGASKSLLVDERMVCGQVTRLLADKNHVVMQPNWALVEHLGDLQMERLFEDHELLVDNLIAWNSDAGNRVLFQQRPDKLALFARPELYLPGPQMAPGCQHDDQTRQMLLDEYFKSPVQLQLDGPLYMKADPKKGWKRYHFVLRSSGLYYFAKEKSKNTRDLACLTLFHGHNVYTGLGWRKKWKSPTDFTFGFKSAVDSSLGKSCRSLKMLCAEDMATLDRWLTAIRVCKYGKQLWHSHKLLLEDLCLGPDDAVSQSSFATSMRSESISSISSAVPSQCGSVSSAISSMSNSTSGRTSRASSSSSSGCLSDDNNGFDSEFTTGTIKRKPSMKPNLPLTTMTRQLKEVGEITICESAGGEASSPERSGTLTRRHSRRKSQESNGSGTLKRRPCPTAAVIKQASSEPAAVVGGSASSNSSSSNSTPTPTPSICAKPPPGDASSAAAAAVSLMCSSTLSLDSLPPPPPPPAFEGPDDQDVYGSQLSLASLPPPPPPEEVLAMTYAGPPSPATPTPMSTPTGLLPMPNRNGSLPPAVPAKPIKPAVKQPAGALKAAPPYKAPPDYVGPAHQQQQAGPPLPPPPAQKKVSFADSPVLLRRKMCSPEPVLPQRSPSTVLNCNSVSSSTGSGSAYQTYAPGPMLPPRTDLARLSSQSNGSSSSEVTSPKRLQESASNPPRDFLKDLQRVMRKKWQVAQKCKLEPATTPHEVLGFRDFSNEDLLAAHNLNSGANSSHYYRETANVSHWVQEHYEYAHNALYENVHAQTNGAAVATASPGGIPTGGSVPDGGATPPLPPPPAGAAKKRPPPPPPKRSDKTHLTNRV is encoded by the exons ATGTTTACACATTGTCACAGTAATCAGGAATTGAAGAGTGGACGGGAGCTCCTTCAT ATCAACCTAAGGGGTATCTTTGCGGCCGGAGCTGCCAGcggcggaggagcaggagcaggtggtggtggtgtggtGACGACTGCTGGCTTCGTGGCTGGCGGAGATTGCCCGGTAATTGGCGGCgttggtgctggtgctggcgCTGGCGTCAAGCTGCGCAGAAATAGTGATCGCCCTTTAACGACGACCACGACCTCAACGACGTCGCACACTTACCGCATCTCCATGGCCAATCTGGAGGACACGCAAGAGTCCGAGCTGGATCAGATTCTGGGCGAATTGAGCCAGCTGGAAGAGCAAATAAGCGATGCCCAGGCTTCGTTTATGCATACCAGCAGCGTGGGAACAGCAGGAGGATTAGGAGGACCTGTCCAGCCGCCACCTAGCCACCATGCCTCCATGTCGGCGGCCTCTTCGCGCTCACACTCTCGCACCAATAGCAGCATTTCCGCGGACGTAAGCAGCTGCTCCTCATCCGGAATCTCAGAGAATGGCCACGGCATGGTCATGGGCCTGGGGCCGCCTGGTTCAATGcatccgccgccgccgccgctgccaccGTCACAACTGCCGCTGGCCGGTGGCATGACTACGGGCATCACGCTGGGCGTGGTGACATCCCGAGAGCCACGAACCGAATCCCCGGACAATGACTCGGCCTTTAGTGACACGGTCTCCTTGCTTTTTAGCGATACAGCCTCGCTGCTATCCAGCGAGTCGTCGGCCTCCTCGAATACATccctgcaacagcagcagatgctgcagcagcagcagcaccaacagcagcagcaacaacaccagcagcagcagcaacaaaagcagctGGCTGCCTATGGAAAGGTGAGTCAGCAGCAGAttaatggcaacaacaactccAAGGCGGCCAAAATCCAGCTGGCTCTGCACAAGCTCGAAAGCGCCTCCATACGGCGGCTGTTTGTCAAGGCCTTCACTGCCGATGGAGCCTCCAAGTCGCTGCTTGTGGATGAGCGTATGGTGTGCGGTCAGGTGACGCGTCTGCTGGCCGACAAGAACCATGTGGTGATGCAGCCCAACTGGGCGCTGGTAGAGCATCTAGGCGATCTTCAAATGG AACGCCTCTTTGAGGATCACGAGCTTTTGGTGGATAACTTGATAGCCTGGAATTCGGATGCTGGCAACCGTGTCCTCTTCCAGCAGCGACCCGACAAGCTGGCCCTGTTTGCCCGCCCCGAGCTGTACTTGCCGGGACCACAGATGGCTCCTGGCTGCCAGCATGACGACCAGACACGCCAAATGCTGCTGGACGAATATTTCAAGTCGCCGGTTCAGCTTCAGCTGGATGGACCGCTCTACATGAAGGCCGATCCGAAAAAGGGCTGGAAACGCTACCATTTTGTCCTGCGCTCCTCGGGCCTGTACTACTTTGCCAAGGAGAAGAGCAAGAATACCCGCGACCTGGCCTGCCTCACGCTCTTCCATGGGCACAATGTCTACACCGGTCTGGGTTGGCGCAAAAAATGGAAATCACCAACGGATTTCACCTTTGGCTTCAAGTCGGCAGTGGATTCCTCGCTGGGCAAATCATGCCGCTCCCTTAAAATGCTCTGCGCCGAGGACATGGCCACGCTGGATCGCTGGCTAACAGCCATAAGGGTGTGCAAATACGGCAAGCAGCTGTGGCACAGCCACAAGCTACTCCTCGAGGATCTCTGCCTGGGACCCGATGATGCCGTGTCGCAATCTAGCTTCGCCACCTCGATGCGCAGCGAGTCCATTTCGAGCATCTCATCGGCTGTGCCATCGCAATGCGGCAGCGTCTCCTCGGCCATCAGTAGCATGTCAAATTCGACCAGTGGCCGCACCTCGCGAgcctccagcagcagctccagcggCTGCCTTTCGGACGACAACAATGGCTTTGATTCCGAGTTCACCACTGGGACAATCAAGCGCAAACCCTCGATGAAACCCAACCTCCCGCTGACCACGATGACACGCCAGCTAAAGGAGGTGGGTGAGATCACCATTTGCGAGAGTGCTGGGGGCGAGGCCAGTTCTCCAGAGCGCAGCGGCACCCTCACCAGACGTCACAGTCGCCGCAAATCGCAGGAGAGCAATGGCAGCGGCACACTAAAGCGGCGTCCATGTCCCACGGCTGCCGTCATTAAGCAGGCGTCATCGGAGCCGGCAGCAGTTGTGGGTGGCAGTGCCTCCTCCAATTCGTCAAGCAGCAATTCGACGCCCACGCCGACGCCCAGCATTTGTGCCAAGCCGCCGCCAGGTGATGCCtcctccgctgctgctgctgctgtctcgCTGATGTGTTCGTCCACGCTTTCGCTGGATTcactgccaccgccaccgccgccgcctgcttTTGAGGGGCCCGATGACCAGGATGTATATGGATCCCAGCTCTCGTTGGCCTCGctgccgccaccaccaccgcccgAGGAGGTGCTGGCCATGACCTACGCTGGCCCACCCAGcccggccacgcccacaccaATGAGCACACCTACTGGGCTATTGCCCATGCCGAACAGGAATGGATCACTGCCGCCAGCAGTGCCGGCAAAGCCCATCAAGCCGGCGGTGAAGCAGCCAGCAGGTGCCCTAAAGGCAGCACCGCCATACAAGGCACCGCCCGACTATGTGGGTCCcgcccaccagcagcagcaggcaggaccaccgctgccgccgccacccgCTCAGAAAAAGGTTTCGTTTGCCGATTCACCGGTGCTGCTGCGCCGGAAAATGTGCTCACCGGAGCCAGTGCTGCCGCAGCGCTCGCCCAGCACGGTGCTCAATTGCAACTCGGTGTCCAGCAGCACTGGATCGGGTTCGGCCTATCAGACCTATGCCCCTGGGCCTATGCTGCCACCGCGCACGGATTTGGCACGCCTGTCCAGCCAGAGCaatggaagcagcagcagcgaggtGACCTCGCCGAAGCGCCTGCAGGAGTCTGCCTCGAATCCGCCCCGTGATTTCCTCAAGGATCTGCAGCGCGTGATGCGCAAAAAGTGGCAGGTGGCGCAAAAGTGTAAGCTAGAGCCGGCCACCACGCCGCACGAGGTCCTGGGCTTTCGGGATTTCAGCAACGAGGATCTACTGGCCGCCCACAATCTCAATTCGGGTGCAAACTCGTCGCACTATTACCGCGAGACGGCCAATGTGAGCCACTGGGTGCAGGAGCACTACGAATATGCCCACAATGCGCTCTATGAGAATGTGCACGCCCAGACGAATGGCGCAGCTGTAGCCACCGCCTCGCCTGGCGGCATACCGACAGGTGGTTCTGTGCCAGATGGTGGGGCAACGCCACCACTGCCACCACCGCCGGCGGGAGCGGCCAAAAAGCgtccgccaccgccgccgcccaaGCGAAGTGACAAGACGCACTTGACCAATCGGGTGTAG